One segment of Stegostoma tigrinum isolate sSteTig4 chromosome 24, sSteTig4.hap1, whole genome shotgun sequence DNA contains the following:
- the akirin1 gene encoding akirin-1 isoform X1, with protein MACGATLKRSVEFDALLSPQSQSPKRRRCMPLTGPGTGTPSPQKYLRSEPAAFGGESSSAHRLTPEQIFQNIKQEYSRFQWRRQLEGSFNPSETNSSVEGSSNTLLLNAPSSPGKSHFYDGTLSKKDQPLFTLRQVGIICERLLKDHESKIREEYEQVLNTKLAEQYDAFVKFTHDQIMRRYGERPASYVS; from the exons ATGGCGTGTGGGGCCACACTGAAACGAAGCGTCGAGTTTGACGCGTTGCTCAGCCCACAGTCTCAGTCCCCCAAACGGAGGCGGTGTATGCCTTTAACAGGGCCCGGCACTGGGACACCATCGCCCCAGAAGTACCTGAGGAGCGAGCCAGCGGCCTTTGGCGGAGAGAGCTCCTCAGCCCATCGACTCACACCAG AGCAGATATTTCAGAACATCAAGCAAGAATACAGCCGCTTCCAGTGGAGGAGACAGTTAGAAGGAAGCTTTAATCCAAGTGAGACAAACAGTTCTGTTGAAGGATCATCTAATACTTTGTTACTAAATGCACCAAGCTCACCAG GAAAGTCACATTTCTATGATG GGACGTTATCTAAGAAAGACCAACCCTTGTTCACATTACGACAGGTTGGAATAATTTGTGAGCGCCTGCTTAAAGACCATGAAAGCAAGATCCGGGAGGAATATGAACAAGTTCTTAACACAAAACTTGCAG AACAATATGATGCTTTTGTGAAATTCACACACGACCAGATTATGAGACGATATGGAGAACGACCTGCTAGTT
- the akirin1 gene encoding akirin-1 isoform X2, which yields MACGATLKRSVEFDALLSPQSQSPKRRRCMPLTGPGTGTPSPQKYLRSEPAAFGGESSSAHRLTPEQIFQNIKQEYSRFQWRRQLEGSFNPSETNSSVEGSSNTLLLNAPSSPGTLSKKDQPLFTLRQVGIICERLLKDHESKIREEYEQVLNTKLAEQYDAFVKFTHDQIMRRYGERPASYVS from the exons ATGGCGTGTGGGGCCACACTGAAACGAAGCGTCGAGTTTGACGCGTTGCTCAGCCCACAGTCTCAGTCCCCCAAACGGAGGCGGTGTATGCCTTTAACAGGGCCCGGCACTGGGACACCATCGCCCCAGAAGTACCTGAGGAGCGAGCCAGCGGCCTTTGGCGGAGAGAGCTCCTCAGCCCATCGACTCACACCAG AGCAGATATTTCAGAACATCAAGCAAGAATACAGCCGCTTCCAGTGGAGGAGACAGTTAGAAGGAAGCTTTAATCCAAGTGAGACAAACAGTTCTGTTGAAGGATCATCTAATACTTTGTTACTAAATGCACCAAGCTCACCAG GGACGTTATCTAAGAAAGACCAACCCTTGTTCACATTACGACAGGTTGGAATAATTTGTGAGCGCCTGCTTAAAGACCATGAAAGCAAGATCCGGGAGGAATATGAACAAGTTCTTAACACAAAACTTGCAG AACAATATGATGCTTTTGTGAAATTCACACACGACCAGATTATGAGACGATATGGAGAACGACCTGCTAGTT